The following nucleotide sequence is from Melioribacteraceae bacterium.
CATAACTTAAAAAATGTCGGCGAAGACAAAGTCAAAGTTCTTGGATTTTTTGGAGGGGCAAGTAATATCGTTGCTACATTCGATAATACTTGGCTTCCGACTGAATCAAACATAGTAGATACTGCTCAAATGACTGCTTAAACTGTCAGAAGAAGCCGGGGGATTGTTTGAAAAACATATTAAGACAAAAGAACTTTTTTCATCAATCCCCGTCTATTATACATAGAAATAATTTTAATTGAGAACCGATTGGTCAATCTAAGAAATCTGCTTAATTCTATAACTGCGTGAGTGTTACCATTCAAGAATATCGCCCTTCACCTGATCTTTCCCCATATATTGAATATTTTTGGGGTGGATCCTTTAATACAAAATCTGTCAAACTTTTTTCGCAAAGAGTTGTGCCTAACGGATATGTAGAGTTAATTATTCATCTTTCGGATTTACATTGTGAATTATTGGATTCATCAACGTTTACCTCCTCGCCGGATTTTTTATTAATTGGGTTATACTCTCTTCCTTATGAAGTGAATTTTAAGGGAGCCGTTAATGTGTTTGGAGTGCGGTTCAAACCGGAAGGATTTTATCAGCTATTCGGAATTCCGGTATCGGAATTCAGCGAAAACTATACCGATTTAGAAAGCTTGTCAATGCACAAGTTTCGCGATCACTGTAAAGTGTTAAGAGAAATCAATGATATCAAAAAACTAATTTTTTTAACCGAACAGTTTTTTAGAAAAAATTTTAGCAGAAGTAAAATTAATTT
It contains:
- a CDS encoding helix-turn-helix domain-containing protein, whose amino-acid sequence is MSVTIQEYRPSPDLSPYIEYFWGGSFNTKSVKLFSQRVVPNGYVELIIHLSDLHCELLDSSTFTSSPDFLLIGLYSLPYEVNFKGAVNVFGVRFKPEGFYQLFGIPVSEFSENYTDLESLSMHKFRDHCKVLREINDIKKLIFLTEQFFRKNFSRSKINLYYLNKAADLIRKSDGLITVDELASKVFISKRQLEREFKQKVGMSPKSYMRLARLNKVNRIIKEGKEVELSYLAYICGYSDQAHFIRDFKKFTGEAPKVFINELDEFIINPNSSEISK